Proteins encoded in a region of the Homo sapiens chromosome 20, GRCh38.p14 Primary Assembly genome:
- the AURKA gene encoding aurora kinase A isoform 2 (isoform 2 is encoded by transcript variant 12) has protein sequence MGRSAQGEVGLAGKAHACPSLISFIWTKHVKSGIMDRSKENCISGPVKATAPVGGPKRVLVTQQFPCQNPLPVNSGQAQRVLCPSNSSQRIPLQAQKLVSSHKPVQNQKQKQLQATSVPHPVSRPLNNTQKSKQPLPSAPENNPEEELASKQKNEESKKRQWALEDFEIGRPLGKGKFGNVYLAREKQSKFILALKVLFKAQLEKAGVEHQLRREVEIQSHLRHPNILRLYGYFHDATRVYLILEYAPLGTVYRELQKLSKFDEQRTATYITELANALSYCHSKRVIHRDIKPENLLLGSAGELKIADFGWSVHAPSSRRTTLCGTLDYLPPEMIEGRMHDEKVDLWSLGVLCYEFLVGKPPFEANTYQETYKRISRVEFTFPDFVTEGARDLISRLLKHNPSQRPMLREVLEHPWITANSSKPSNCQNKESASKQS, from the exons ATGGGACGCAGTGCCCAAGGGGAGGTTGGCCTTGCAGGGAAAGCACATGCCTGTCCCTCCCTCATTAGCTTCATTTGGACAAAACATGTAAAATCCG gcaTCATGGACCGATCTAAAGAAAACTGCATTTCAGGACCTGTTAAG GCTACAGCTCCAGTTGGAGGTCCAAAACGTGTTCTCGTGACTCAGCAATTTCCTTGTCAGAATCCATTACCTGTAAATAGTGGCCAGGCTCAGCGGGTCTTGTGTCCTTCAAATTCTTCCCAGCGCATTCCTTTGCAAGCACAAAAGCTTGTCTCCAGTCACAAGCCGGTTCAGAATCAGAAGCAGAAGCAATTGCAGGCAACCAGTGTACCTCATCCTGTCTCCAGGCCACTGAATAACACCCAAAAGAGCAAGCAGCCCCTGCCATCGGCACCTG AAAATAATCCTGAGGAGGAACTGgcatcaaaacagaaaaatgaagaatcAAAAAA GAGGCAGTGGGCTTTGGAAGACTTTGAAATTGGTCGCCCTCTGGGTAAAGGAAAGTTTGGTAATGTTTATTtggcaagagaaaagcaaagcaagtTTATTCTGGCTCTTAAAGTGTTATTTAAAGCTCAGCTGGAGAAAGCCGGAGTGGAGCATCAGCTCAGAAGAGAAGTAGAAATACAGTCCCACCTTCG GCATCCTAATATTCTTAGACTGTATGGTTATTTCCATGATGCTACCAGAGTCTACCTAATTCTGGAATATGCACCACTTGGAACAGTTTATAGAGAACTTCAGAAACTTTCAAAGTTTGATGAGCAGAGAACTGCTACT TATATAACAGAATTGGCAAATGCCCTGTCTTACTGTCATTCGAAGAGAGTTATTCATAGAGACATTAAGCCAGAGAACTTACTTCTTGGATCAGCTGGAGAGCTTAAAATTGCAGATTTTGGGTGGTCAGTACATGCTCCATCTTCCAG GAGGACCACTCTCTGTGGCACCCTGGACTACCTGCCCCCTGAAATGATTGAAGGTCGGATGCATGATGAGAAGGTGGATCTCTGGAGCCTTGGAGTTCTTTGCTATGAATTTTTAGTTGGGAAGCCTCCTTTTGAGGCAAACACATACCAAGAGACCTACAAAAGAATATCACGG GTTGAATTCACATTCCCTGACTTTGTAACAGAGGGAGCCAGGGACCTCATTTCAAGACTGTTGAAGCATAATCCCAGCCAGAGGCCAATGCTCAGAGAAGTACTTGAACACCCCTGGATCACAGCAAATTCATCAAAACCATCAAATTGCCAAAACAAAGAATCAGCTAGCAAACAGTCTTAG
- the AURKA gene encoding aurora kinase A isoform 1 (isoform 1 is encoded by transcript variant 2), with the protein MDRSKENCISGPVKATAPVGGPKRVLVTQQFPCQNPLPVNSGQAQRVLCPSNSSQRIPLQAQKLVSSHKPVQNQKQKQLQATSVPHPVSRPLNNTQKSKQPLPSAPENNPEEELASKQKNEESKKRQWALEDFEIGRPLGKGKFGNVYLAREKQSKFILALKVLFKAQLEKAGVEHQLRREVEIQSHLRHPNILRLYGYFHDATRVYLILEYAPLGTVYRELQKLSKFDEQRTATYITELANALSYCHSKRVIHRDIKPENLLLGSAGELKIADFGWSVHAPSSRRTTLCGTLDYLPPEMIEGRMHDEKVDLWSLGVLCYEFLVGKPPFEANTYQETYKRISRVEFTFPDFVTEGARDLISRLLKHNPSQRPMLREVLEHPWITANSSKPSNCQNKESASKQS; encoded by the exons ATGGACCGATCTAAAGAAAACTGCATTTCAGGACCTGTTAAG GCTACAGCTCCAGTTGGAGGTCCAAAACGTGTTCTCGTGACTCAGCAATTTCCTTGTCAGAATCCATTACCTGTAAATAGTGGCCAGGCTCAGCGGGTCTTGTGTCCTTCAAATTCTTCCCAGCGCATTCCTTTGCAAGCACAAAAGCTTGTCTCCAGTCACAAGCCGGTTCAGAATCAGAAGCAGAAGCAATTGCAGGCAACCAGTGTACCTCATCCTGTCTCCAGGCCACTGAATAACACCCAAAAGAGCAAGCAGCCCCTGCCATCGGCACCTG AAAATAATCCTGAGGAGGAACTGgcatcaaaacagaaaaatgaagaatcAAAAAA GAGGCAGTGGGCTTTGGAAGACTTTGAAATTGGTCGCCCTCTGGGTAAAGGAAAGTTTGGTAATGTTTATTtggcaagagaaaagcaaagcaagtTTATTCTGGCTCTTAAAGTGTTATTTAAAGCTCAGCTGGAGAAAGCCGGAGTGGAGCATCAGCTCAGAAGAGAAGTAGAAATACAGTCCCACCTTCG GCATCCTAATATTCTTAGACTGTATGGTTATTTCCATGATGCTACCAGAGTCTACCTAATTCTGGAATATGCACCACTTGGAACAGTTTATAGAGAACTTCAGAAACTTTCAAAGTTTGATGAGCAGAGAACTGCTACT TATATAACAGAATTGGCAAATGCCCTGTCTTACTGTCATTCGAAGAGAGTTATTCATAGAGACATTAAGCCAGAGAACTTACTTCTTGGATCAGCTGGAGAGCTTAAAATTGCAGATTTTGGGTGGTCAGTACATGCTCCATCTTCCAG GAGGACCACTCTCTGTGGCACCCTGGACTACCTGCCCCCTGAAATGATTGAAGGTCGGATGCATGATGAGAAGGTGGATCTCTGGAGCCTTGGAGTTCTTTGCTATGAATTTTTAGTTGGGAAGCCTCCTTTTGAGGCAAACACATACCAAGAGACCTACAAAAGAATATCACGG GTTGAATTCACATTCCCTGACTTTGTAACAGAGGGAGCCAGGGACCTCATTTCAAGACTGTTGAAGCATAATCCCAGCCAGAGGCCAATGCTCAGAGAAGTACTTGAACACCCCTGGATCACAGCAAATTCATCAAAACCATCAAATTGCCAAAACAAAGAATCAGCTAGCAAACAGTCTTAG